A window from Pangasianodon hypophthalmus isolate fPanHyp1 chromosome 4, fPanHyp1.pri, whole genome shotgun sequence encodes these proteins:
- the nhsl2 gene encoding NHS-like protein 2 isoform X2, whose protein sequence is MPFCKRIIAPKDVCKSALRSAGAPFTDLADVCGFSLCSILRQLSDLCRQSVSILEELEGEIASICHRSGTLESKVISLQRHVSALAASKPPLKTTTNLDSESKRTAHFQSSWQQHVNVFGSWSRPECVQELHQEAQLNLQSLLQDFEEQLYDNRVTGQTFRHPSSQSSEDTSTTLSRSPSSINSKKPEFVFLPANKQVCEDETTSLGIRAQDPAACSSDRSLLGWNSSVGPPVAEKPRWHLSRHSSAHLVPIDVTGDGKILAVDLIQGACSPDSSQPRSLEPTTENTGEQHIPLRKTQSDREHSVPASPKASTGMMDHATLMCPSSSWNGPKGSTFSPSWNDSYNYALSPNPVAKQPLSKPGTLDSGGGGLMCPSQTSSAMSMSSVSHSSSFTFISEPSGHMTYAVTHGNAIKGKRNETEGAASSPAAGNGLNKCEQEKRSTRANAFKFRERSLSTPTDSGSLCSTDNMCCPGETVPIVREGESYALLYPSNSSEDNTSTDNVSVATGSDFFPMSRLRSRSRSISLKKPKKKPPPPVRSVSLVKNLSAIGGMGPHHGEGHIRDGRPKSLFIPRDHNFQDSFQPEFLMASKPDEETHSSLETASDTSQPPDREADLAFPPHWQLSEWKSNNDPYRSLSGSSTATGTTVIECIKVRGSSESLNSPSNSRATSPSPLSIEAETKVSPFKPPCLMSPSSGYSSQSETPTPTITNSAITGLTPTGCKMRPKIPERKSSLPATSPKDKSQSRLSFELPVNSPIDLSAVKPKPKASRRHSDTSTTSKPGKLSQSSQPMVTTTDLRNIRLRSVSRSELEDSPDGSSDIIEEEQGRDISPPTTPCSSKPPKPPVAVKPPLPKRPMNLMLKSPSSSPHTQESPPASPVDRPMPVANIYMVVRKPKPKRPSQSSVSPSAVTPQEQLPRHPPPLPELDLEHGIPIEEDFTFPSSPEKEDIGKTLRSQSPISCITELDKKKPKVPPPVPKKPNVLLLPSPTVQVPSNGITEKQSLLLESGSQSPLGPPPSEAEEASYNEDDQEIPTNQEILGSCNAQDENQGHLEVLGNEENHNIPEDGTPKDVGSIQDVDIKAFTAEIMTEAPMEENSSVKDKTELHITEETDDDVLVHTPTTHTTEDLFTIIHRSKRKVLGRKEPAFGSRQSLVSPVKSSSSDIRTLTLGSTPRSNSRNENFMALLQKKGSKSSSGTRVSAMELLKSTNPLARRVTEFSMSELDAAGTDPSKMALPDQ, encoded by the exons ccACCACCAACTTGGACTCGGAGAGCAAGCGAACGGCCCACTTCCAATCGTCATGGCAACagcatgtgaatgtgtttggCTCATGGAGTAGGCCGGAGTGTGTGCAGGAGCTGCACCAAGAGGCTCAGCTCAACCTCCAGAGCCTGCTGCAAG ACTTTGAGGAGCAGCTGTATGATAACAGGGTAACTGGGCAGACATTCCGGCACCCTTCCTCTCAGAGCTCAGAGGACACCTCCACTACGCTCAGCCGCTCGCCTTCCTCAATCAACAGCAAGAAACCAGAGTTTGTCTTCCTG CCTGCAAATAAACAGGTGTGTGAGGATGAGACAACCTCATTAGGGATCCGGGCTCAGGACCCGGCCGCTTGTAGCTCGGACCGCTCCCTCCTGGGCTGGAACTCTTCTGTGGGGCCCCCAGTTGCTGAAAAACCTCGGTGGCACCTGAGTCGACACTCCTCTGCACACCTCGTCCCTATCGATGTCACAG GTGATGGCAAGATTCTTGCTGTTGATCTGATACAAGGTGCCTGTTCTCCTGACTCTTCCCAGCCGAGATCTCTGGAACCCACCACAGAGAATACAGGCGAGCAGCACATACCTTTACGGAAAACtcagagtgacagagagcaCAGTGTCCCCGCATCCCCCAAAGCCTCCACAGGCATGATGGACCATGCCACTCTTATGTGCCCCAGCTCTTCCTGGAATGGCCCAAAGGGTTCCACCTTCTCTCCCTCCTGGAATGACTCCTACAACTATGCCCTATCCCCAAACCCTGTTGCCAAGCAGCCTTTGTCCAAACCTGGAACATTAGACTCTGGTGGAGGTGGCCTCATGTGCCCGTCCCAAACCAGCTCTGCCATGTCCATGAGTTCTGTATCACACTCTAGCTCCTTTACTTTCATCTCAGAACCTTCTGGGCACATGACATATGCAGTCACACATGGAAATGCAATTaagggaaaaagaaatgagACTGAGGGTGCAGCATCCAGTCCAGCTGCCGGTAATGGCCTCAATAAATGTGAGCAAGAGAAGAGATCAACACGAGCCAATGCTTTCAAGTTCCGTGAACGCTCCCTTTCAACACCAACAGATTCTGGATCTCTCTGCTCAACAGACAACATGTGCTGTCCAGGGGAGACAGTGCCTATAGTCCGAGAAGGTGAGAGCTATGCCTTGCTGTACCCTAGCAACAGCTCTGAGGACAACACCAGCACTGACAATGTGTCTGTAGCAACAGGGTCTGACTTCTTCCCAATGAGTAGACTGAGGTCACGATCACGAAGCATCTCACTGAAGAAGCCCAAAAAGAAGCCACCACCTCCAGTACGCAGCGTGTCCCTAGTAAAGAACTTGTCAGCAATTGGTGGGATGGGCCCACACCATGGTGAAGGACATATCAGAGATGGTAGGCCTAAGAGCCTCTTCATACCACGTGATCATAATTTCCAGGATTCATTCCAGCCCGAGTTTCTTATGGCATCTAAACCAGATGAGGAGACACACAGCAGTTTAGAGACAGCCTCTGATACATCTCAGCCCCCTGACAGAGAAGCTGACCTAGCCTTCCCCCCTCACTGGCAGCTCAGTGAGTGGAAGTCCAACAATGACCCTTATCGTTCATTATCAGGCTCCAGCACTGCTACAGGTACAACAGTAATTGAATGCATTAAGGTGCGTGGAAGCTCAGAATCCCTGAATTCACCATCAAACTCTCGTGCTACTTCTCCTTCCCCACTTTCCATTGAAGCAGAGACTAAGGTCTCTCCATTCAAGCCTCCATGTCTTATGTCCCCCTCAAGTGGATACTCTAGTCAGTCTGAGACTCCCACCCCAACTATTACAAACTCTGCCATCACTGGACTCACCCCAACAGGGTGCAAGATGCGCCCAAAGATCCCAGAGAGGAAGTCCTCACTTCCAGCCACCTCGCCAAAAGACAAATCTCAGTCTCGTCTCTCTTTTGAGTTACCTGTGAATTCCCCAATAGACTTGTCGGCTGTCAAACCCAAACCTAAAGCTAGCCGGAGGCACTCAGACACATCTACCACCAGCAAACCAGGAAAATTGAGTCAGTCATCACAGCCCATGGTTACCACAACAGATCTGCGAAACATCAGACTCCGCTCAGTAAGCCGCTCAGAACTTGAGGACAGTCCTGATGGCTCCTCTGACATCATAGAGGAGGAGCAAGGACGTGATATTAGCCCTCCTACCACCCCATGTAGCTCTAAGCCACCCAAGCCACCAGTTGCAGTAAAGCCACCACTCCCCAAACGACCCATGAACTTGATGCTAAAGTCTCCCTCATCATCGCCTCATACTCAGGAATCTCCACCAGCCTCCCCAGTAGACCGGCCAATGCCTGTAGCCAACATCTACATGGTGGTGAGGAAGCCTAAACCTAAGAGGCCATCCCAATCATCAGTCAGTCCATCTGCAGTTACACCTCAAGAGCAGTTGCCAAGACATCCACCCCCTCTACCTGAGCTTGACCTAGAACATGGGATACCAATTGAGGAGGATTTTACCTTTCCTAGCAGTCCAGAGAAAGAGGACATAGGCAAGACCCTTCGTAGTCAAAGTCCCATTTCCTGCATAACTGAATTGGACAAGAAGAAACCCAAGGTACCACCACCAGTACCCAAAAAGCCAAATGTTCTTCTCTTACCTTCCCCTACTGTTCAGGTGCCAAGCAATGGCATTACAGAAAAGCAAAGCCTCCTACTTGAAAGTGGTTCTCAGTCACCTCTAGGCCCACCACCATCTGAAGCTGAGGAGGCTTCTTATAATGAAGATGACCAAGAAATACCTACTAACCAAGAGATTCTAGGAAGTTGCAATGCACAAGATGAAAATCAAGGACACCTGGAGGTTCTTGGAAATGAAGAAAATCATAATATACCAGAGGATGGCACCCCGAAGGATGTTGGATCTATTCAAGATGTTGACATAAAGGCATTCACTGCAGAAATAATGACAG AAGCTCCAATGGAGGAAAACAGCTCTGTCAAAGACAAGACAGAACTGCATATCACTGAAGAAACAGATGATGATGTGCTTGTCCACACACCTACCACCCATACAACTGAAGACCTTTTCACAATCATACACAG GTCTAAGCGGAAAGTCCTTGGGCGTAAGGAGCCAGCATTTGGCAGTCGTCAGAGCCTTGTGTCACCTGTgaaaagcagcagcagtgacaTTCGAACACTGACACTGGGCAGCACTCCAAGGTCAAACTCTCGGAATGAGAACTTCATGGCTCTTCTCCAGAAGAAGGGCAGCAAGTCAAGCAGTGGAACGCGGGTCTCTGCCATGGAACTGCTGAAGAGCACAAACCCTTTGGCTCGCCGTGTCACTGAGTTTTCTATGTCGGAGCTGGATGCTGCTGGAACTGACCCATCTAAAATGGCTCTACCAGACCAGTGA
- the nhsl2 gene encoding NHS-like protein 2 isoform X1, with amino-acid sequence MPFCKRIIAPKDVCKSALRSAGAPFTDLADVCGFSLCSILRQLSDLCRQSVSILEELEGEIASICHRSGTLESKVISLQRHVSALAASKPPLKTTTNLDSESKRTAHFQSSWQQHVNVFGSWSRPECVQELHQEAQLNLQSLLQDFEEQLYDNRVTGQTFRHPSSQSSEDTSTTLSRSPSSINSKKPEFVFLPANKQVCEDETTSLGIRAQDPAACSSDRSLLGWNSSVGPPVAEKPRWHLSRHSSAHLVPIDVTGQSFDKHASELQAPFRTEKAVNPKTIRRPRSVIAGPDVTLHCQGDGKILAVDLIQGACSPDSSQPRSLEPTTENTGEQHIPLRKTQSDREHSVPASPKASTGMMDHATLMCPSSSWNGPKGSTFSPSWNDSYNYALSPNPVAKQPLSKPGTLDSGGGGLMCPSQTSSAMSMSSVSHSSSFTFISEPSGHMTYAVTHGNAIKGKRNETEGAASSPAAGNGLNKCEQEKRSTRANAFKFRERSLSTPTDSGSLCSTDNMCCPGETVPIVREGESYALLYPSNSSEDNTSTDNVSVATGSDFFPMSRLRSRSRSISLKKPKKKPPPPVRSVSLVKNLSAIGGMGPHHGEGHIRDGRPKSLFIPRDHNFQDSFQPEFLMASKPDEETHSSLETASDTSQPPDREADLAFPPHWQLSEWKSNNDPYRSLSGSSTATGTTVIECIKVRGSSESLNSPSNSRATSPSPLSIEAETKVSPFKPPCLMSPSSGYSSQSETPTPTITNSAITGLTPTGCKMRPKIPERKSSLPATSPKDKSQSRLSFELPVNSPIDLSAVKPKPKASRRHSDTSTTSKPGKLSQSSQPMVTTTDLRNIRLRSVSRSELEDSPDGSSDIIEEEQGRDISPPTTPCSSKPPKPPVAVKPPLPKRPMNLMLKSPSSSPHTQESPPASPVDRPMPVANIYMVVRKPKPKRPSQSSVSPSAVTPQEQLPRHPPPLPELDLEHGIPIEEDFTFPSSPEKEDIGKTLRSQSPISCITELDKKKPKVPPPVPKKPNVLLLPSPTVQVPSNGITEKQSLLLESGSQSPLGPPPSEAEEASYNEDDQEIPTNQEILGSCNAQDENQGHLEVLGNEENHNIPEDGTPKDVGSIQDVDIKAFTAEIMTEAPMEENSSVKDKTELHITEETDDDVLVHTPTTHTTEDLFTIIHRSKRKVLGRKEPAFGSRQSLVSPVKSSSSDIRTLTLGSTPRSNSRNENFMALLQKKGSKSSSGTRVSAMELLKSTNPLARRVTEFSMSELDAAGTDPSKMALPDQ; translated from the exons ccACCACCAACTTGGACTCGGAGAGCAAGCGAACGGCCCACTTCCAATCGTCATGGCAACagcatgtgaatgtgtttggCTCATGGAGTAGGCCGGAGTGTGTGCAGGAGCTGCACCAAGAGGCTCAGCTCAACCTCCAGAGCCTGCTGCAAG ACTTTGAGGAGCAGCTGTATGATAACAGGGTAACTGGGCAGACATTCCGGCACCCTTCCTCTCAGAGCTCAGAGGACACCTCCACTACGCTCAGCCGCTCGCCTTCCTCAATCAACAGCAAGAAACCAGAGTTTGTCTTCCTG CCTGCAAATAAACAGGTGTGTGAGGATGAGACAACCTCATTAGGGATCCGGGCTCAGGACCCGGCCGCTTGTAGCTCGGACCGCTCCCTCCTGGGCTGGAACTCTTCTGTGGGGCCCCCAGTTGCTGAAAAACCTCGGTGGCACCTGAGTCGACACTCCTCTGCACACCTCGTCCCTATCGATGTCACAG GCCAGAGCTTTGATAAGCACGCCAGCGAACTCCAGGCCCCCTTTAGAACTGAAAAGGCGGTTAACCCAAAGACCATCCGCCGCCCAAGGAGTGTGATCGCAGGCCCTGATGTCACGCTGCACTGCCAAG GTGATGGCAAGATTCTTGCTGTTGATCTGATACAAGGTGCCTGTTCTCCTGACTCTTCCCAGCCGAGATCTCTGGAACCCACCACAGAGAATACAGGCGAGCAGCACATACCTTTACGGAAAACtcagagtgacagagagcaCAGTGTCCCCGCATCCCCCAAAGCCTCCACAGGCATGATGGACCATGCCACTCTTATGTGCCCCAGCTCTTCCTGGAATGGCCCAAAGGGTTCCACCTTCTCTCCCTCCTGGAATGACTCCTACAACTATGCCCTATCCCCAAACCCTGTTGCCAAGCAGCCTTTGTCCAAACCTGGAACATTAGACTCTGGTGGAGGTGGCCTCATGTGCCCGTCCCAAACCAGCTCTGCCATGTCCATGAGTTCTGTATCACACTCTAGCTCCTTTACTTTCATCTCAGAACCTTCTGGGCACATGACATATGCAGTCACACATGGAAATGCAATTaagggaaaaagaaatgagACTGAGGGTGCAGCATCCAGTCCAGCTGCCGGTAATGGCCTCAATAAATGTGAGCAAGAGAAGAGATCAACACGAGCCAATGCTTTCAAGTTCCGTGAACGCTCCCTTTCAACACCAACAGATTCTGGATCTCTCTGCTCAACAGACAACATGTGCTGTCCAGGGGAGACAGTGCCTATAGTCCGAGAAGGTGAGAGCTATGCCTTGCTGTACCCTAGCAACAGCTCTGAGGACAACACCAGCACTGACAATGTGTCTGTAGCAACAGGGTCTGACTTCTTCCCAATGAGTAGACTGAGGTCACGATCACGAAGCATCTCACTGAAGAAGCCCAAAAAGAAGCCACCACCTCCAGTACGCAGCGTGTCCCTAGTAAAGAACTTGTCAGCAATTGGTGGGATGGGCCCACACCATGGTGAAGGACATATCAGAGATGGTAGGCCTAAGAGCCTCTTCATACCACGTGATCATAATTTCCAGGATTCATTCCAGCCCGAGTTTCTTATGGCATCTAAACCAGATGAGGAGACACACAGCAGTTTAGAGACAGCCTCTGATACATCTCAGCCCCCTGACAGAGAAGCTGACCTAGCCTTCCCCCCTCACTGGCAGCTCAGTGAGTGGAAGTCCAACAATGACCCTTATCGTTCATTATCAGGCTCCAGCACTGCTACAGGTACAACAGTAATTGAATGCATTAAGGTGCGTGGAAGCTCAGAATCCCTGAATTCACCATCAAACTCTCGTGCTACTTCTCCTTCCCCACTTTCCATTGAAGCAGAGACTAAGGTCTCTCCATTCAAGCCTCCATGTCTTATGTCCCCCTCAAGTGGATACTCTAGTCAGTCTGAGACTCCCACCCCAACTATTACAAACTCTGCCATCACTGGACTCACCCCAACAGGGTGCAAGATGCGCCCAAAGATCCCAGAGAGGAAGTCCTCACTTCCAGCCACCTCGCCAAAAGACAAATCTCAGTCTCGTCTCTCTTTTGAGTTACCTGTGAATTCCCCAATAGACTTGTCGGCTGTCAAACCCAAACCTAAAGCTAGCCGGAGGCACTCAGACACATCTACCACCAGCAAACCAGGAAAATTGAGTCAGTCATCACAGCCCATGGTTACCACAACAGATCTGCGAAACATCAGACTCCGCTCAGTAAGCCGCTCAGAACTTGAGGACAGTCCTGATGGCTCCTCTGACATCATAGAGGAGGAGCAAGGACGTGATATTAGCCCTCCTACCACCCCATGTAGCTCTAAGCCACCCAAGCCACCAGTTGCAGTAAAGCCACCACTCCCCAAACGACCCATGAACTTGATGCTAAAGTCTCCCTCATCATCGCCTCATACTCAGGAATCTCCACCAGCCTCCCCAGTAGACCGGCCAATGCCTGTAGCCAACATCTACATGGTGGTGAGGAAGCCTAAACCTAAGAGGCCATCCCAATCATCAGTCAGTCCATCTGCAGTTACACCTCAAGAGCAGTTGCCAAGACATCCACCCCCTCTACCTGAGCTTGACCTAGAACATGGGATACCAATTGAGGAGGATTTTACCTTTCCTAGCAGTCCAGAGAAAGAGGACATAGGCAAGACCCTTCGTAGTCAAAGTCCCATTTCCTGCATAACTGAATTGGACAAGAAGAAACCCAAGGTACCACCACCAGTACCCAAAAAGCCAAATGTTCTTCTCTTACCTTCCCCTACTGTTCAGGTGCCAAGCAATGGCATTACAGAAAAGCAAAGCCTCCTACTTGAAAGTGGTTCTCAGTCACCTCTAGGCCCACCACCATCTGAAGCTGAGGAGGCTTCTTATAATGAAGATGACCAAGAAATACCTACTAACCAAGAGATTCTAGGAAGTTGCAATGCACAAGATGAAAATCAAGGACACCTGGAGGTTCTTGGAAATGAAGAAAATCATAATATACCAGAGGATGGCACCCCGAAGGATGTTGGATCTATTCAAGATGTTGACATAAAGGCATTCACTGCAGAAATAATGACAG AAGCTCCAATGGAGGAAAACAGCTCTGTCAAAGACAAGACAGAACTGCATATCACTGAAGAAACAGATGATGATGTGCTTGTCCACACACCTACCACCCATACAACTGAAGACCTTTTCACAATCATACACAG GTCTAAGCGGAAAGTCCTTGGGCGTAAGGAGCCAGCATTTGGCAGTCGTCAGAGCCTTGTGTCACCTGTgaaaagcagcagcagtgacaTTCGAACACTGACACTGGGCAGCACTCCAAGGTCAAACTCTCGGAATGAGAACTTCATGGCTCTTCTCCAGAAGAAGGGCAGCAAGTCAAGCAGTGGAACGCGGGTCTCTGCCATGGAACTGCTGAAGAGCACAAACCCTTTGGCTCGCCGTGTCACTGAGTTTTCTATGTCGGAGCTGGATGCTGCTGGAACTGACCCATCTAAAATGGCTCTACCAGACCAGTGA
- the nhsl2 gene encoding NHS-like protein 2 isoform X5, with protein sequence MEKLDILKTRAATTNLDSESKRTAHFQSSWQQHVNVFGSWSRPECVQELHQEAQLNLQSLLQDFEEQLYDNRVTGQTFRHPSSQSSEDTSTTLSRSPSSINSKKPEFVFLPANKQVCEDETTSLGIRAQDPAACSSDRSLLGWNSSVGPPVAEKPRWHLSRHSSAHLVPIDVTGQSFDKHASELQAPFRTEKAVNPKTIRRPRSVIAGPDVTLHCQGDGKILAVDLIQGACSPDSSQPRSLEPTTENTGEQHIPLRKTQSDREHSVPASPKASTGMMDHATLMCPSSSWNGPKGSTFSPSWNDSYNYALSPNPVAKQPLSKPGTLDSGGGGLMCPSQTSSAMSMSSVSHSSSFTFISEPSGHMTYAVTHGNAIKGKRNETEGAASSPAAGNGLNKCEQEKRSTRANAFKFRERSLSTPTDSGSLCSTDNMCCPGETVPIVREGESYALLYPSNSSEDNTSTDNVSVATGSDFFPMSRLRSRSRSISLKKPKKKPPPPVRSVSLVKNLSAIGGMGPHHGEGHIRDGRPKSLFIPRDHNFQDSFQPEFLMASKPDEETHSSLETASDTSQPPDREADLAFPPHWQLSEWKSNNDPYRSLSGSSTATGTTVIECIKVRGSSESLNSPSNSRATSPSPLSIEAETKVSPFKPPCLMSPSSGYSSQSETPTPTITNSAITGLTPTGCKMRPKIPERKSSLPATSPKDKSQSRLSFELPVNSPIDLSAVKPKPKASRRHSDTSTTSKPGKLSQSSQPMVTTTDLRNIRLRSVSRSELEDSPDGSSDIIEEEQGRDISPPTTPCSSKPPKPPVAVKPPLPKRPMNLMLKSPSSSPHTQESPPASPVDRPMPVANIYMVVRKPKPKRPSQSSVSPSAVTPQEQLPRHPPPLPELDLEHGIPIEEDFTFPSSPEKEDIGKTLRSQSPISCITELDKKKPKVPPPVPKKPNVLLLPSPTVQVPSNGITEKQSLLLESGSQSPLGPPPSEAEEASYNEDDQEIPTNQEILGSCNAQDENQGHLEVLGNEENHNIPEDGTPKDVGSIQDVDIKAFTAEIMTEAPMEENSSVKDKTELHITEETDDDVLVHTPTTHTTEDLFTIIHRSKRKVLGRKEPAFGSRQSLVSPVKSSSSDIRTLTLGSTPRSNSRNENFMALLQKKGSKSSSGTRVSAMELLKSTNPLARRVTEFSMSELDAAGTDPSKMALPDQ encoded by the exons ccACCACCAACTTGGACTCGGAGAGCAAGCGAACGGCCCACTTCCAATCGTCATGGCAACagcatgtgaatgtgtttggCTCATGGAGTAGGCCGGAGTGTGTGCAGGAGCTGCACCAAGAGGCTCAGCTCAACCTCCAGAGCCTGCTGCAAG ACTTTGAGGAGCAGCTGTATGATAACAGGGTAACTGGGCAGACATTCCGGCACCCTTCCTCTCAGAGCTCAGAGGACACCTCCACTACGCTCAGCCGCTCGCCTTCCTCAATCAACAGCAAGAAACCAGAGTTTGTCTTCCTG CCTGCAAATAAACAGGTGTGTGAGGATGAGACAACCTCATTAGGGATCCGGGCTCAGGACCCGGCCGCTTGTAGCTCGGACCGCTCCCTCCTGGGCTGGAACTCTTCTGTGGGGCCCCCAGTTGCTGAAAAACCTCGGTGGCACCTGAGTCGACACTCCTCTGCACACCTCGTCCCTATCGATGTCACAG GCCAGAGCTTTGATAAGCACGCCAGCGAACTCCAGGCCCCCTTTAGAACTGAAAAGGCGGTTAACCCAAAGACCATCCGCCGCCCAAGGAGTGTGATCGCAGGCCCTGATGTCACGCTGCACTGCCAAG GTGATGGCAAGATTCTTGCTGTTGATCTGATACAAGGTGCCTGTTCTCCTGACTCTTCCCAGCCGAGATCTCTGGAACCCACCACAGAGAATACAGGCGAGCAGCACATACCTTTACGGAAAACtcagagtgacagagagcaCAGTGTCCCCGCATCCCCCAAAGCCTCCACAGGCATGATGGACCATGCCACTCTTATGTGCCCCAGCTCTTCCTGGAATGGCCCAAAGGGTTCCACCTTCTCTCCCTCCTGGAATGACTCCTACAACTATGCCCTATCCCCAAACCCTGTTGCCAAGCAGCCTTTGTCCAAACCTGGAACATTAGACTCTGGTGGAGGTGGCCTCATGTGCCCGTCCCAAACCAGCTCTGCCATGTCCATGAGTTCTGTATCACACTCTAGCTCCTTTACTTTCATCTCAGAACCTTCTGGGCACATGACATATGCAGTCACACATGGAAATGCAATTaagggaaaaagaaatgagACTGAGGGTGCAGCATCCAGTCCAGCTGCCGGTAATGGCCTCAATAAATGTGAGCAAGAGAAGAGATCAACACGAGCCAATGCTTTCAAGTTCCGTGAACGCTCCCTTTCAACACCAACAGATTCTGGATCTCTCTGCTCAACAGACAACATGTGCTGTCCAGGGGAGACAGTGCCTATAGTCCGAGAAGGTGAGAGCTATGCCTTGCTGTACCCTAGCAACAGCTCTGAGGACAACACCAGCACTGACAATGTGTCTGTAGCAACAGGGTCTGACTTCTTCCCAATGAGTAGACTGAGGTCACGATCACGAAGCATCTCACTGAAGAAGCCCAAAAAGAAGCCACCACCTCCAGTACGCAGCGTGTCCCTAGTAAAGAACTTGTCAGCAATTGGTGGGATGGGCCCACACCATGGTGAAGGACATATCAGAGATGGTAGGCCTAAGAGCCTCTTCATACCACGTGATCATAATTTCCAGGATTCATTCCAGCCCGAGTTTCTTATGGCATCTAAACCAGATGAGGAGACACACAGCAGTTTAGAGACAGCCTCTGATACATCTCAGCCCCCTGACAGAGAAGCTGACCTAGCCTTCCCCCCTCACTGGCAGCTCAGTGAGTGGAAGTCCAACAATGACCCTTATCGTTCATTATCAGGCTCCAGCACTGCTACAGGTACAACAGTAATTGAATGCATTAAGGTGCGTGGAAGCTCAGAATCCCTGAATTCACCATCAAACTCTCGTGCTACTTCTCCTTCCCCACTTTCCATTGAAGCAGAGACTAAGGTCTCTCCATTCAAGCCTCCATGTCTTATGTCCCCCTCAAGTGGATACTCTAGTCAGTCTGAGACTCCCACCCCAACTATTACAAACTCTGCCATCACTGGACTCACCCCAACAGGGTGCAAGATGCGCCCAAAGATCCCAGAGAGGAAGTCCTCACTTCCAGCCACCTCGCCAAAAGACAAATCTCAGTCTCGTCTCTCTTTTGAGTTACCTGTGAATTCCCCAATAGACTTGTCGGCTGTCAAACCCAAACCTAAAGCTAGCCGGAGGCACTCAGACACATCTACCACCAGCAAACCAGGAAAATTGAGTCAGTCATCACAGCCCATGGTTACCACAACAGATCTGCGAAACATCAGACTCCGCTCAGTAAGCCGCTCAGAACTTGAGGACAGTCCTGATGGCTCCTCTGACATCATAGAGGAGGAGCAAGGACGTGATATTAGCCCTCCTACCACCCCATGTAGCTCTAAGCCACCCAAGCCACCAGTTGCAGTAAAGCCACCACTCCCCAAACGACCCATGAACTTGATGCTAAAGTCTCCCTCATCATCGCCTCATACTCAGGAATCTCCACCAGCCTCCCCAGTAGACCGGCCAATGCCTGTAGCCAACATCTACATGGTGGTGAGGAAGCCTAAACCTAAGAGGCCATCCCAATCATCAGTCAGTCCATCTGCAGTTACACCTCAAGAGCAGTTGCCAAGACATCCACCCCCTCTACCTGAGCTTGACCTAGAACATGGGATACCAATTGAGGAGGATTTTACCTTTCCTAGCAGTCCAGAGAAAGAGGACATAGGCAAGACCCTTCGTAGTCAAAGTCCCATTTCCTGCATAACTGAATTGGACAAGAAGAAACCCAAGGTACCACCACCAGTACCCAAAAAGCCAAATGTTCTTCTCTTACCTTCCCCTACTGTTCAGGTGCCAAGCAATGGCATTACAGAAAAGCAAAGCCTCCTACTTGAAAGTGGTTCTCAGTCACCTCTAGGCCCACCACCATCTGAAGCTGAGGAGGCTTCTTATAATGAAGATGACCAAGAAATACCTACTAACCAAGAGATTCTAGGAAGTTGCAATGCACAAGATGAAAATCAAGGACACCTGGAGGTTCTTGGAAATGAAGAAAATCATAATATACCAGAGGATGGCACCCCGAAGGATGTTGGATCTATTCAAGATGTTGACATAAAGGCATTCACTGCAGAAATAATGACAG AAGCTCCAATGGAGGAAAACAGCTCTGTCAAAGACAAGACAGAACTGCATATCACTGAAGAAACAGATGATGATGTGCTTGTCCACACACCTACCACCCATACAACTGAAGACCTTTTCACAATCATACACAG GTCTAAGCGGAAAGTCCTTGGGCGTAAGGAGCCAGCATTTGGCAGTCGTCAGAGCCTTGTGTCACCTGTgaaaagcagcagcagtgacaTTCGAACACTGACACTGGGCAGCACTCCAAGGTCAAACTCTCGGAATGAGAACTTCATGGCTCTTCTCCAGAAGAAGGGCAGCAAGTCAAGCAGTGGAACGCGGGTCTCTGCCATGGAACTGCTGAAGAGCACAAACCCTTTGGCTCGCCGTGTCACTGAGTTTTCTATGTCGGAGCTGGATGCTGCTGGAACTGACCCATCTAAAATGGCTCTACCAGACCAGTGA